One segment of Hippopotamus amphibius kiboko isolate mHipAmp2 chromosome 4, mHipAmp2.hap2, whole genome shotgun sequence DNA contains the following:
- the LOC130852514 gene encoding heterogeneous nuclear ribonucleoprotein A1-like — MSKSESPKEPEQLRKLFIGGLSFETTDESLRSHFEPWGTLTDCVVMRDPNTKRSRGFGCVTCATVEEVDAAMNARPHEMDGRVVEPKRAVSREDSQRPGAHLPVKKIFVGGIKEDTEEHHLRDYFEQYGKIEVIEIMTDRGSGKKRSFAFVTFDDHDSVDKTVIQKYHTVNGHNREVRKALSKQEMASASSSQRGRSGSGNFGGGRGGGFGGNDNFGRGGNVSGRGGFGGSRGGGGYGGCGYGYNGLGNDGGYGGGGPGYSGGSRGYGSGGQGYGNQGSGYGGSGSYDSYNNGGGGGGLGGGSGSNFGGGGSYNDFGNYNNQSSNFGPMKGGNFGGRSSGSYGGGG; from the coding sequence ATGTCTAAGTCAGAGTCTCCCAAAGAGCCCGAACAGCTGCGGAAGCTCTTCATCGGAGGTTTGAGCTTTGAAACAACCGATGAGAGTCTGAGGAGCCATTTTGAGCCATGGGGAACGCTCACAGACTGTGTGGTAATGAGGGATCCAAACACGAAGCGCTCCAGAGGCTTCGGGTGTGTCACCTGTGCCACTGTGGAGGAGGTGGATGCAGCCATGAATGCACGCCCACACGAGATGGATGGAAGAGTTGTGGAACCAAAGAGGGCCGtctcaagagaagattctcaaagacctggtgcccacttacctgtgaaaaagatttttgtcggtggcattaaagaagacacCGAGGAACATCActtaagagattattttgaacagtatgggaaaattgaagtgattgaaatcatgacTGACCGAGGCAGTGGCAAAAAAAGAAGCTTTGCTTTCGTAACCTTTGATGACCATGACTCCGTAGACAAGACTGTCATTCAGAAATACCACACTGTGAATGGCCACAACCGTGAAGTAAGGAAAGCCCTatctaagcaagagatggctagtgctTCATCGAGTCAGAGAGGTCGAAGTGGTTCTGGAAACTTTGGTGGTGGTCGtggaggtggttttggtgggaatgacaacTTTGGTCGTGGAGGAAACGTCAGTGGTCgaggtggctttggtggcagccgcggtggtggtggatatggtggCTGTGGGTATGGCTATAATGGACTTGGTAATGATGGTGGTTATGGAGGAGGCGGCCCTGGTTActctggaggaagcagaggctaTGGAAGTGGTGGACAGGGTTACGGAAACCAGGGCAGTGGCTACGGCGGGAGTGGCAGCTATGACAGCTATAACAAcggaggaggcggaggcggcCTTGGCGGTGGTAGTGGAAgcaattttggaggtggtggaagctacaatgattttggcaattacaacaatcaatcttcaaattttggacccatgaaaggagggaactttggaggcagaagttcTGGCTCCTATGGCGGTGGAGGCTAA